The Metabacillus litoralis genome contains a region encoding:
- a CDS encoding copper resistance D family protein, whose product MSQLIPVTEYVSYMLYSFLVGHVVLQFVPQTHKPIVTVKKQSLLLAVLGIIILTFLPVLQVILFFSPDGLISLTSYSILTEFQVGIAWLYGSFFAVLLWMTIYVEGSKYIQALFLLLMIFSVGYASHSSTLNLWPGLFSHAIHFLVITMWVGVLLHVGWLSKDSNDWRLFLKWFTPLSIILFLTVTITGIFLMFFVVEPRDYVNSWVITYGQVLLLKHLSIIPILAFALINGFLARKVKANNQFNPIKWVQAETMILMVVFFITGVLGTLPPPHQVNATLIQEGPAPWIEFLLGQNITAPFIVQLSFHLNAVLLVIIGLLFIGLLIISFYKKISPILAVGFGIAFIISTYLGLMFSIVIK is encoded by the coding sequence ATGAGTCAACTAATTCCAGTAACTGAATATGTTTCGTATATGCTTTATTCTTTTTTAGTCGGACATGTTGTATTACAATTTGTTCCACAAACACATAAACCTATTGTTACCGTTAAAAAACAAAGCTTATTATTAGCTGTGTTAGGAATTATAATTTTAACTTTTCTTCCTGTATTACAAGTTATTTTATTTTTCTCTCCTGATGGGTTAATAAGCTTAACTTCTTATTCAATCTTAACTGAGTTTCAAGTCGGTATCGCTTGGTTATACGGAAGCTTCTTTGCAGTATTATTATGGATGACTATTTATGTCGAAGGCTCTAAATATATTCAAGCCCTTTTCTTGCTACTAATGATCTTCTCAGTAGGGTATGCTAGCCATTCTTCAACACTTAACCTTTGGCCTGGTTTATTTTCACATGCTATTCATTTTTTAGTGATTACAATGTGGGTTGGAGTGCTATTACATGTTGGATGGCTTTCTAAAGATAGTAATGATTGGCGTTTGTTTTTAAAATGGTTTACCCCTTTATCCATAATCTTGTTTCTAACAGTCACGATCACAGGCATTTTTCTTATGTTTTTTGTTGTTGAACCAAGAGATTATGTTAATTCATGGGTAATCACATATGGACAGGTGTTGCTATTAAAGCATTTAAGTATTATTCCCATTCTTGCTTTTGCCTTAATAAATGGATTTTTAGCTAGAAAGGTCAAAGCCAATAATCAATTTAACCCTATAAAATGGGTACAAGCAGAAACAATGATCTTAATGGTTGTGTTTTTCATCACAGGTGTATTAGGAACATTGCCGCCACCACACCAAGTAAATGCGACACTCATTCAAGAGGGACCAGCACCGTGGATAGAGTTCTTGCTCGGGCAAAACATTACGGCTCCTTTTATCGTTCAACTTTCTTTTCATTTAAATGCTGTCTTATTAGTTATAATTGGGCTCCTATTTATTGGATTGCTTATTATTAGCTTTTATAAAAAGATCTCTCCAATTCTTGCCGTAGGATTTGGAATAGCCTTTATTATTTCTACCTATCTGGGTCTAATGTTTTCAATTGTTATTAAGTAA
- a CDS encoding copper resistance CopC family protein — translation MKKKMLTILSFLLIFPLAVSAHTTVKTSNPSEGEEITQELTELFIEFAGEIEDQSTMTLTKETEEQSFDTVTVQGSKLIGTFNRPLTNGSYVLSWKIAAKDGHILTGEIPFTVNLPATEEENITNKETDTLIDEEAEAPSDTESNQNDKEETTSVNEEQTSPEPETNAKEETNNSSVATISITILILLLIGGAWILFRKRGK, via the coding sequence ATGAAGAAAAAAATGCTAACAATACTAAGCTTTTTATTAATTTTTCCTTTAGCAGTTTCAGCACATACAACTGTTAAAACTTCAAATCCTTCTGAGGGTGAGGAAATCACGCAAGAACTTACAGAGCTTTTTATTGAATTCGCAGGAGAGATTGAAGACCAAAGTACGATGACCTTAACAAAGGAAACGGAAGAGCAATCCTTTGATACGGTAACAGTTCAAGGAAGTAAGCTAATTGGGACATTTAATCGTCCACTTACAAATGGAAGCTACGTGTTATCTTGGAAGATTGCAGCAAAAGATGGTCACATCCTTACAGGAGAAATTCCCTTTACTGTGAATCTTCCAGCTACAGAAGAAGAAAATATTACAAATAAAGAAACTGATACACTCATTGACGAGGAAGCGGAAGCACCATCTGATACAGAGTCAAATCAAAATGACAAAGAAGAAACAACATCAGTTAATGAAGAGCAAACTTCTCCAGAACCTGAAACAAATGCTAAAGAAGAAACAAATAACTCTTCTGTTGCCACTATTTCAATTACGATCTTAATCCTTTTATTAATTGGTGGGGCATGGATCTTATTTCGTAAAAGAGGTAAATGA
- a CDS encoding YjcZ family sporulation protein, protein MSGATPGYGYGGGFALIVVLFILLIIVGSAYVGY, encoded by the coding sequence ATGAGTGGTGCAACTCCAGGCTATGGCTACGGTGGTGGCTTTGCGTTAATCGTTGTGTTATTCATCCTACTAATAATTGTAGGCTCTGCTTACGTTGGTTACTAA
- a CDS encoding YjcZ family sporulation protein, protein MSGATPGYGYGGGFALIVVLFILLIIVGSAYIG, encoded by the coding sequence ATGAGTGGTGCAACTCCAGGCTATGGCTACGGTGGTGGCTTTGCGTTAATCGTTGTGTTATTCATCCTACTAATAATTGTGGGCTCTGCTTACATTGGTTAA
- a CDS encoding tyrosine-protein phosphatase translates to MQKATIPFEKLYNFRDVGGMETEDGNNVKSGVLFRSDDISRLTKKDLEKFSQYGFKLICDLRTSNERKSKLYEFPKSWGIELKHIPIYHESQDLSHREFFQLLVKGSKNLDFEAMIKDFYRCMIIERREEIKEIITLIANYNKAPCLIHCTGGKDRTGLITALIQLYLHVPYDKVIDHYLLSNELVGPRMKKVENFIRVMSLYRVSSQQIKPLLIVSREYLEDVLQEIMKEFGTVENYFIKGCGIDKNSLNKLRGFLLNK, encoded by the coding sequence ATGCAGAAAGCAACTATACCATTTGAAAAATTATATAATTTTAGAGATGTTGGGGGAATGGAAACAGAGGATGGAAATAATGTGAAATCTGGAGTCTTGTTTCGGTCTGATGATATTTCGCGATTGACTAAGAAGGACTTAGAAAAATTTAGTCAATATGGATTTAAGTTAATTTGTGACTTACGTACATCTAACGAGCGAAAATCTAAACTTTATGAATTTCCTAAAAGCTGGGGAATTGAATTAAAGCATATCCCTATTTATCATGAAAGTCAGGACCTTTCCCATAGGGAGTTTTTCCAGTTATTAGTTAAAGGGTCTAAGAATCTGGATTTTGAAGCAATGATTAAGGATTTTTATCGTTGTATGATCATAGAACGAAGAGAAGAAATAAAAGAGATCATTACTTTAATTGCTAATTATAACAAAGCTCCGTGCTTAATTCATTGTACCGGAGGCAAAGATCGTACAGGTTTAATAACCGCACTCATACAGCTTTATTTACATGTTCCGTATGATAAAGTAATCGACCATTATTTATTGTCAAATGAATTGGTTGGGCCGAGAATGAAAAAAGTTGAAAACTTTATTCGAGTGATGAGTTTATACCGTGTTTCTTCACAGCAAATAAAACCGTTATTAATTGTAAGTCGTGAATATTTAGAAGATGTTTTACAGGAAATTATGAAGGAATTTGGAACAGTGGAAAACTATTTTATCAAAGGGTGTGGAATAGATAAAAACTCCTTAAACAAGTTAAGGGGATTTTTATTGAATAAATAG
- a CDS encoding M42 family metallopeptidase codes for MDETIQLIKKLVEIPSPSGNTEKVISFVEEYLKPLNVNMKRNHKGGLLVTIPGKNNDRHRMLTAHVDTLGAIVKNIKSNGRLMIDLIGGFNYNSIEGEYCQIETAGGKTYTGTILMHQTSVHVYKDAGKLERNQKNIEVRIDEKVHNADDVKDLGIEVGDFISLYPRVEVTPSGFIKSRHLDDKASVAIVLQLIKRIVVDPIELPYTTHFLISNNEEIGYGGNSNIASETVEYLAVDMGAIGDGQETDEFTVSICAKDSSGPYHLGLRRKLIELAKQNNIKYKVDIYPYYGSDASAAIRSGHDIIHGLIGPGIDASHAFERTHTSSLEHTSNLLYHYVQSELTLA; via the coding sequence ATGGATGAAACAATACAGTTAATTAAAAAATTGGTTGAAATACCAAGCCCATCAGGGAATACAGAAAAAGTCATTTCGTTTGTAGAGGAGTATTTAAAGCCTTTGAATGTAAATATGAAAAGAAATCACAAAGGTGGCTTACTTGTTACTATACCTGGAAAAAATAATGATCGACATAGGATGTTAACGGCTCATGTAGACACTTTAGGTGCAATTGTAAAGAACATTAAATCTAACGGCAGATTAATGATTGATTTAATCGGGGGCTTTAACTATAACTCTATAGAAGGTGAATACTGTCAGATTGAAACCGCCGGTGGGAAAACCTATACTGGTACAATTCTTATGCATCAAACATCTGTCCATGTATATAAGGATGCCGGTAAGCTAGAGAGAAACCAAAAAAATATCGAAGTAAGAATTGATGAGAAAGTACATAATGCAGACGATGTAAAAGATCTTGGAATTGAGGTTGGTGATTTTATTTCACTTTATCCAAGAGTTGAAGTAACACCTAGTGGATTTATTAAGTCTCGTCATTTAGATGACAAAGCAAGTGTTGCGATAGTATTACAACTAATTAAAAGAATAGTAGTAGATCCTATTGAACTGCCTTATACAACTCATTTCCTGATCTCAAATAATGAAGAAATCGGGTACGGTGGTAATTCAAATATAGCTAGTGAAACAGTTGAATATTTAGCTGTGGATATGGGGGCAATTGGGGACGGCCAAGAAACGGATGAATTTACAGTTTCAATCTGTGCAAAGGATTCTAGTGGACCTTATCATTTAGGGCTACGAAGGAAACTAATTGAGTTAGCGAAACAAAATAATATTAAATATAAAGTTGATATTTATCCATATTATGGATCAGATGCTTCTGCTGCGATACGATCAGGACATGATATTATTCATGGCTTAATCGGGCCTGGCATTGATGCTTCACATGCGTTTGAACGAACACATACTTCCTCATTGGAGCATACTTCAAACTTGCTTTATCATTATGTTCAATCGGAGTTGACGTTAGCATGA
- a CDS encoding PhzF family phenazine biosynthesis protein: MIYYVVDVFAEEKYKGNQLAVFRNIGDLSSEEMQKIAKETNFSETTFIETDEKVDGGYRVRIFTPNEEVPFAGHPTLGTSYIIRNEIMEELEEEVILKLKVGDIPVSFDESEILWMKQNEPSFAQTFTYEQLSDVLNLDIDDFDENYPIEDVSTGLPFIIVPLKGLAEVKKAKINQEKLLKLTEKTRAKAILVFSKETYHKEHHLNARVFVDVFGIPEDPATGSANGCLAGYLLKHQYFQTNSLDLKVEQGYEIQRESLIHIRAEEREGNYSIHVGGNVVKVAKGEWF, translated from the coding sequence ATGATCTATTATGTTGTTGATGTTTTTGCTGAAGAAAAATATAAAGGAAATCAATTGGCTGTTTTTCGGAATATAGGAGATTTATCTAGTGAGGAAATGCAGAAAATTGCGAAAGAAACTAATTTCTCAGAGACAACTTTTATTGAAACTGATGAAAAGGTAGATGGAGGGTACCGTGTAAGAATTTTTACACCTAATGAAGAAGTGCCGTTTGCAGGACATCCGACCTTAGGGACTTCATATATTATTCGAAATGAGATAATGGAAGAGCTAGAAGAAGAGGTTATATTAAAGTTAAAGGTTGGAGATATCCCTGTTTCTTTTGATGAATCTGAAATACTTTGGATGAAACAAAATGAGCCTAGCTTTGCTCAAACGTTTACATATGAACAATTGAGTGATGTACTTAACTTGGATATTGATGATTTTGATGAGAACTATCCAATTGAGGATGTCTCAACAGGTCTCCCTTTCATTATTGTTCCTTTAAAAGGATTGGCTGAAGTAAAAAAAGCCAAAATTAATCAAGAAAAACTTCTTAAATTAACCGAAAAAACTAGAGCAAAAGCCATTCTAGTTTTCAGTAAAGAAACTTATCACAAGGAACATCACCTAAATGCAAGGGTGTTTGTTGATGTTTTCGGTATACCCGAAGATCCTGCAACAGGAAGTGCCAATGGATGCTTGGCAGGTTACTTGCTAAAACATCAATATTTTCAAACAAACTCATTAGATTTAAAAGTTGAGCAGGGGTACGAGATTCAAAGAGAATCCTTAATTCATATTCGGGCAGAAGAAAGAGAAGGAAACTATTCTATTCATGTTGGAGGAAATGTAGTTAAGGTTGCAAAAGGTGAATGGTTTTAG
- a CDS encoding YxcD family protein yields the protein MGQIKLSEQNIVNALCLHIAHKRQIKPQDVEIELLYDDDYGFSAEAYIQDRKQILITANIIEAIRFWLENEMNIDPFAAAIELVLDENEGIITLIK from the coding sequence ATGGGGCAAATAAAGCTTTCTGAACAAAATATTGTAAATGCACTCTGTTTACACATTGCTCATAAAAGGCAAATCAAGCCTCAGGACGTTGAAATTGAGCTATTATATGATGATGACTATGGTTTTTCTGCTGAAGCATATATACAGGATCGAAAGCAAATATTGATAACTGCCAATATAATAGAGGCCATTCGCTTTTGGTTGGAAAACGAAATGAATATCGATCCTTTTGCTGCCGCAATAGAGCTAGTATTAGATGAAAATGAGGGAATCATTACATTGATTAAATAA
- a CDS encoding ABC transporter ATP-binding protein, which translates to MKIIEINNLTKSYKKNRGIDDLSLSIHKGEIFGFIGPNGAGKSTTIRTLLNFIHPTSGTANIFGKDSVKDSKEIRKQVGYLPSEVHYYDDMKALDLLQYSAKFHQYTNNQRIVELAEKLHLDLNKKIEDLSFGNRKKVGIIQALLHEPKLLILDEPTGGLDPLMQHTFFELLKIERDKGATIFFSSHILSEVQKMCDRVAIIKEGKLLKVERVETLLKNNVKKISLNLQTETEQAIEEIEGMNKVKNGDDWTFLYSGDINRLLHKMSTLHVKDLLIEEPSLEEVFIHYYE; encoded by the coding sequence ATGAAAATAATCGAGATTAATAATTTGACCAAAAGCTATAAAAAAAACAGAGGAATTGACGACCTTTCCCTTTCAATTCATAAGGGAGAAATCTTCGGCTTTATTGGACCAAACGGGGCAGGGAAAAGCACAACAATACGTACATTGTTAAATTTTATTCACCCAACAAGCGGAACAGCCAATATTTTTGGGAAAGATAGTGTTAAAGACTCAAAGGAAATTCGTAAGCAAGTTGGTTATTTACCATCTGAAGTTCATTACTATGATGATATGAAAGCTTTGGATTTACTTCAGTATTCTGCTAAGTTTCATCAATACACAAATAATCAACGAATCGTCGAATTAGCCGAAAAACTTCATTTAGACCTTAATAAAAAAATTGAAGATTTATCGTTTGGAAATAGAAAAAAAGTGGGAATTATTCAAGCGCTTCTCCACGAGCCAAAATTGCTCATTTTAGATGAACCAACTGGAGGATTAGATCCGTTAATGCAACATACTTTTTTTGAATTATTAAAGATCGAGCGGGATAAAGGAGCAACCATTTTCTTTTCATCTCACATCTTAAGTGAAGTTCAGAAAATGTGTGACCGTGTTGCGATTATTAAAGAAGGTAAATTATTGAAGGTAGAACGAGTTGAGACGTTACTTAAAAATAATGTGAAAAAAATAAGCCTTAACCTTCAAACTGAAACTGAGCAAGCAATTGAAGAGATTGAGGGAATGAATAAAGTGAAAAACGGTGATGATTGGACCTTTTTGTATAGTGGCGATATAAATAGACTTCTTCATAAGATGTCAACGCTACATGTGAAAGATTTATTAATAGAAGAGCCTTCTTTAGAGGAAGTTTTTATTCACTATTATGAGTAG
- a CDS encoding ABC transporter permease subunit encodes MIYQRELKKNLRSLIIWGIALSGIILMTLSIYPQFTQDQETMKELLNAYPDSFKQAFGMDRLDYGSLLGFYGVQVHFMTTLFGSIFAVMLASNIVAKEENEKTIEFLLSKPITRMQIMTEKWLAVMTNIALLNIIIMVISLTGFQFADEDPSMKTFILLVLATFLLHITFAAISFLLSTTMKKARTITSVSLGFVFLSYFLSVVSGITENLEGLKYFSFFKYIAAADIIANQSIKPLYLSIMIAVVSIMIVLSYVAYHRKDIAV; translated from the coding sequence ATGATTTATCAACGAGAATTAAAGAAAAACTTAAGATCACTTATTATTTGGGGGATTGCATTAAGTGGAATCATTTTAATGACACTTAGCATTTATCCTCAATTTACTCAGGATCAAGAAACAATGAAGGAATTGCTTAATGCATATCCGGATTCTTTTAAACAAGCATTTGGAATGGATCGCCTTGATTATGGATCTTTACTCGGATTTTATGGGGTTCAAGTTCACTTTATGACAACGTTATTTGGAAGTATCTTTGCGGTTATGTTAGCTTCAAATATTGTCGCTAAGGAAGAAAATGAAAAAACAATTGAATTCTTATTATCAAAGCCAATTACTCGTATGCAAATTATGACTGAAAAGTGGCTAGCTGTTATGACAAATATTGCTCTGTTAAATATAATCATTATGGTGATTTCTCTAACTGGCTTTCAATTTGCTGATGAAGATCCGTCGATGAAAACATTTATTTTGCTTGTTTTAGCAACTTTTCTACTGCATATTACATTTGCCGCTATATCTTTCTTACTTTCAACGACAATGAAAAAGGCTAGAACAATCACATCGGTTTCGTTAGGCTTTGTTTTTTTATCATATTTTTTAAGTGTAGTATCTGGTATTACCGAGAACTTAGAAGGACTCAAATATTTTAGTTTCTTCAAATATATTGCTGCTGCTGACATTATTGCAAATCAATCTATTAAACCACTTTATCTAAGTATCATGATAGCTGTAGTATCTATAATGATCGTGTTAAGCTATGTTGCTTATCATCGAAAGGATATTGCTGTATAA
- a CDS encoding TetR/AcrR family transcriptional regulator: protein MYSAFEKLPDEKREKILTICIEEFAKTGYEKTSTETITSRAGISKGILFHYFKSKKNLYLYVVDYCSQLIGGKIIEEIKKVKKNDFFERIKEVVLIKQRIQYDFLIETKLVTSATLHPPVELQEQLQNLLQKNTDQYSGEFLNKLVDKQLLQGRTSPEKIIELTLLALDSVSKKYVHLFESKQLEYDDILEKMMPELDEYIDIIKYGAYGNR, encoded by the coding sequence TTGTATTCTGCATTTGAAAAATTACCTGATGAAAAGAGAGAAAAGATTTTAACAATCTGCATTGAAGAGTTTGCAAAAACTGGCTATGAAAAAACATCAACTGAGACAATTACTTCAAGAGCTGGTATTTCAAAAGGAATTCTTTTTCATTATTTTAAAAGTAAGAAAAACCTTTATTTATATGTTGTTGACTATTGCAGTCAGCTAATCGGAGGTAAAATTATCGAAGAAATTAAAAAGGTTAAGAAGAATGATTTTTTCGAAAGAATAAAAGAGGTCGTTCTCATTAAACAACGAATTCAATATGACTTTTTAATTGAAACAAAACTAGTTACAAGTGCTACTCTTCATCCACCAGTTGAATTACAAGAGCAATTACAGAATCTGTTACAAAAGAATACTGATCAATATAGTGGAGAATTTTTAAATAAGCTTGTAGATAAACAATTATTGCAAGGCCGAACTTCACCTGAAAAAATAATTGAATTAACTTTGCTTGCATTAGACTCTGTTTCCAAAAAATATGTTCATCTTTTTGAAAGTAAACAGCTAGAATATGACGATATACTAGAAAAAATGATGCCAGAACTTGATGAATATATAGATATTATTAAATATGGGGCGTACGGAAATCGTTGA
- a CDS encoding ribonuclease J — translation MATDQLSLFALGGVNEIGKNMYVIQYADEIIVVDCGGKFPDENLLGIDLIIPDLTYLEENKEKIKALVVTHGHEDHIGGIPYFLKKLNVPIYGSRFTLGLIELKLMEHNLVRDTELIQIDSESTVEFNKITLSFFKTNHSIPDCLGIVFHTPEGVVVHTGDFKFDLTPVNDQHSDIHKMAEIGRKGVLALLSESTNAERSGLTPSEQMVGEHMEEAFIKATRKVIVSTFASNVNRVQQVVDAAIKTNRKLALLGRSMVNVVDVAIERGYLTIPDGMLIEPSQINELAPEKVAILCTGSQGEPLAALARLSTSNYRDAEILAGDTVILAASPIPGNERNVSKIIDNLFTLGAKVIYGSGSSTGMHVSGHGYQEDLKLMLTLMMPKYFIPIHGEYRMLHQHRLLAESVGVEKDHTFIVNLGDVVDIVNQEARQTRKVPAGNTFVDGIGVGDIGDIVLRDRKQLSEDGMLVIVITLSKADKKIISGPDTISRGFVYARNSEDLLKDVNRQVERIIKDLQKAKVHQWNVMKQNIKKTIGQHLYKQTKRKPMILPIIIEV, via the coding sequence ATGGCCACGGATCAATTATCCCTATTCGCACTTGGTGGTGTGAATGAAATCGGGAAAAACATGTATGTGATTCAATATGCCGATGAAATCATTGTAGTCGATTGCGGAGGCAAATTTCCAGATGAAAATTTATTAGGAATTGATCTAATCATTCCTGACCTAACCTACTTAGAAGAAAACAAGGAAAAAATAAAGGCGCTAGTTGTAACACACGGCCATGAAGACCATATTGGTGGTATTCCCTACTTTCTCAAGAAATTAAATGTCCCTATATATGGATCACGTTTTACACTTGGTCTCATTGAATTAAAGCTAATGGAACATAATCTAGTAAGAGATACTGAATTGATTCAAATAGATTCTGAATCTACTGTAGAATTTAATAAAATTACCTTAAGCTTCTTTAAAACTAATCACAGTATTCCAGATTGTTTGGGAATTGTTTTTCACACACCTGAAGGAGTTGTCGTACATACTGGAGACTTTAAATTCGATTTAACTCCTGTAAATGATCAACATTCAGACATCCACAAAATGGCTGAAATTGGTAGAAAGGGTGTTCTAGCTCTTTTATCAGAAAGTACTAATGCAGAACGCTCTGGTTTAACTCCATCAGAACAAATGGTTGGCGAGCATATGGAGGAAGCTTTTATTAAGGCCACAAGAAAAGTCATTGTCTCCACCTTTGCTTCAAATGTTAATCGTGTTCAACAAGTCGTTGATGCTGCAATCAAAACCAATAGAAAGCTTGCACTTCTAGGTAGAAGTATGGTGAATGTAGTTGATGTAGCTATTGAACGAGGCTATTTAACCATCCCTGATGGTATGTTAATTGAACCTAGTCAAATTAATGAGCTTGCACCGGAAAAGGTTGCTATTTTATGTACTGGTAGTCAAGGAGAACCACTGGCTGCACTTGCTCGGCTATCCACTTCAAATTACCGTGATGCAGAAATACTTGCAGGTGATACTGTCATATTAGCTGCTTCTCCAATACCTGGTAATGAACGGAATGTGTCGAAGATTATTGACAACTTGTTTACTCTAGGGGCTAAAGTTATTTACGGTTCAGGAAGTTCAACAGGCATGCATGTTTCAGGTCATGGATATCAGGAAGACCTAAAGCTTATGCTTACATTAATGATGCCAAAATATTTTATACCAATACATGGTGAATATAGAATGTTACATCAACACCGTTTATTAGCTGAATCTGTTGGAGTAGAAAAAGATCATACCTTTATCGTAAACCTAGGTGATGTAGTAGACATTGTAAACCAAGAAGCCCGTCAAACTAGAAAAGTACCTGCTGGTAACACATTTGTAGACGGAATTGGCGTGGGAGACATAGGTGATATTGTTTTAAGAGATCGAAAACAATTATCTGAGGACGGGATGCTTGTTATTGTGATTACCCTAAGTAAAGCTGATAAAAAAATCATTTCTGGTCCAGACACGATTTCAAGAGGGTTTGTTTATGCACGTAATTCAGAAGATCTCTTAAAAGATGTAAACCGCCAAGTAGAACGAATTATAAAAGACCTTCAAAAAGCAAAAGTTCACCAATGGAACGTCATGAAACAAAACATTAAAAAAACAATTGGTCAGCACTTATATAAGCAAACAAAAAGAAAACCGATGATACTTCCTATCATTATAGAAGTATAA
- a CDS encoding tyrosine-type recombinase/integrase produces the protein MNTEKNIIEEFSVWQKQLGKADGTIKTYIGVLEKFEAWLSSKGKSLNSVSKNDVQLYMDELENQQKTAGTIEKYLAAISVFVRFIDKSEIVLDIKRKEKIKDTSIPESLEESEEKKLLLEVKADGNLRNIAIVYTLLYTGIRISELCALNFDDIQEVDGKKKLLIKDHDGEIDRFIPLTTDVSYHLENYIDSLTIKKDAIFVSSVNKRLSTRAVQYMLQKYDVNPHKLRHTFCQKLINKGINLHIVAKLAGHKDVNVTKRYVGNTQPNLDNAIDQAFS, from the coding sequence ATGAACACTGAGAAGAATATTATTGAGGAATTTAGTGTTTGGCAAAAACAACTAGGAAAAGCTGATGGTACAATCAAAACCTATATTGGTGTACTAGAAAAATTCGAGGCTTGGTTATCATCAAAAGGTAAATCACTAAATTCGGTCTCTAAGAATGATGTTCAGTTATATATGGATGAACTTGAAAATCAGCAAAAAACGGCAGGAACAATTGAAAAATATTTAGCAGCTATTAGTGTTTTTGTTCGTTTTATAGACAAGTCTGAAATTGTTTTGGATATCAAGCGTAAAGAGAAGATTAAGGATACAAGCATTCCTGAATCTCTGGAAGAAAGTGAAGAGAAAAAACTATTACTTGAAGTGAAAGCAGATGGTAATCTTCGCAATATAGCGATTGTTTATACATTATTATATACGGGCATTCGTATATCTGAACTATGTGCTTTAAATTTTGATGATATCCAAGAGGTTGATGGAAAAAAGAAATTATTAATTAAAGATCATGATGGTGAGATTGATCGTTTTATTCCATTAACAACAGATGTAAGCTATCATCTGGAGAATTATATTGATTCTTTAACAATTAAAAAAGATGCCATTTTTGTATCAAGTGTGAATAAGCGGCTCTCTACTAGAGCTGTGCAATATATGTTACAAAAATATGATGTTAATCCCCATAAGCTTCGTCATACATTTTGTCAGAAGCTAATTAATAAAGGAATTAATCTTCATATTGTTGCAAAATTAGCAGGTCATAAAGACGTTAATGTGACAAAAAGATATGTTGGAAATACACAGCCCAATTTGGATAATGCAATTGACCAAGCTTTTTCATAG